CAACTTCGACAACTACCGCATCCGCCTACTGCTGCACTGCGGCGTGGACTGGCAAGATGCCCCCGCTGCACGCATCAGGCGACGCCGACCCCCCGCAGCGGCGTAGACCCGTGTTGTCGGTGGCCCAGTCGTGGGGTCGGGATCGGCCCAGGTCGACCAGCCACAGGTAGAGGTCCACTGCGGGTCGCACATCGATCCCGGCCTCGCTTCCGACGGTGACCGCGGTGGCCGGCATGTCGAGCCCGGCGGAGTCGAGGTCACCAAAATAGTCGACCTCGGTCACGCCGGGGTGCAGTTGGGGTATCGACGGCAGCATGGAGCGGAAGCGGTTGCCGTCGCCGAACCCGATCGCCCGGTAGCGGCAGGGCCGTCCCGCCACGGCACGGACGGCCGAGTGATAGGTCGCCTTGTTCTCGATGACCAGCACGCGGCTGCCGTGACCGGTGGTGGTGGTGACCATCGGCAGCGGCTCGACATCGTAGGCGAGGAGCGTCTCGTCGAGCCGGCCGGGTGCCCAGATGGTGTGA
This genomic window from Euzebya rosea contains:
- a CDS encoding Wadjet anti-phage system protein JetD domain-containing protein translates to MPRPDDASRLWDAIRAVSSTRTVPLARLYEAYTLAFPDRIGHGTVDTTIADSLQTLEGQGLLRRSLRTDSRANPPLPTRITRLDLPEPIPPTDPTDWYAINWHPSLRWIPTVFSSGRPGPTSRATLTAVNTWLKADPDLRPIAATERALEVFGDEKAIDRRVGGHTIWAPGRLDETLLAYDVEPLPMVTTTTGHGSRVLVIENKATYHSAVRAVAGRPCRYRAIGFGDGNRFRSMLPSIPQLHPGVTEVDYFGDLDSAGLDMPATAVTVGSEAGIDVRPAVDLYLWLVDLGRSRPHDWATDNTGLRRCGGSASPDACSGGILPVHAAVQQ